The following are from one region of the Erwinia billingiae Eb661 genome:
- a CDS encoding ABC transporter ATP-binding protein codes for MIPTHQRSIETVDLTIAFGQGNQRRQVVDRVSFTLAAGESYGLIGESGCGKSTILRALAGLNSDYQGAILFDNKEQQPMRDKPFYRQVQMVFQDPYASLHPRKMVYNALLEPLKLHGLDRHEERISEVLQAVGLSDAFRYRYPHQLSGGQRQRVAIARALIMEPSVLLLDEPTSALDVSVQAEILNLLSTMRTQRQLTYLMVTHDLAVVTHLCQRVAIMHQGKLLEELTADAVRHGDAREPYTQRFLAASEA; via the coding sequence ATGATCCCCACTCATCAACGCAGTATTGAAACCGTCGATTTGACCATCGCTTTTGGCCAGGGCAACCAGCGTCGTCAGGTGGTAGATCGCGTCAGCTTTACCCTTGCAGCAGGCGAATCATACGGATTGATCGGTGAATCTGGCTGCGGAAAATCCACTATTCTCCGCGCACTGGCCGGGCTCAACAGCGATTACCAGGGCGCGATCCTGTTCGATAACAAAGAGCAGCAACCAATGCGTGATAAGCCGTTCTATCGCCAGGTGCAGATGGTTTTTCAGGATCCTTATGCCTCACTACATCCGCGCAAAATGGTCTACAACGCCCTGCTGGAGCCACTTAAGCTGCACGGATTGGATCGACATGAAGAGCGCATCAGCGAGGTATTACAGGCGGTGGGGCTTAGCGATGCCTTCAGATACCGCTACCCCCATCAGCTCTCCGGTGGCCAACGTCAGCGCGTGGCGATTGCCCGGGCGTTGATCATGGAGCCTTCAGTGCTGCTTCTGGATGAGCCAACCTCCGCACTCGATGTCTCGGTGCAAGCAGAAATTCTGAATCTGCTCTCCACCATGCGCACGCAGCGCCAGCTGACTTACCTGATGGTGACGCATGACCTGGCGGTGGTGACGCATCTGTGCCAGCGGGTGGCGATTATGCATCAGGGAAAACTGCTGGAAGAGCTGACCGCCGACGCCGTGCGCCACGGCGATGCCCGTGAGCCTTACACACAGCGATTTCTCGCTGCCAGCGAAGCCTGA
- a CDS encoding ABC transporter ATP-binding protein, translating into MTDTLLQVKNLNIIFTGAHEDHHAVRDVSFSVGREKLAIVGESGSGKSQTCRALLKLTPKIGRISADEMRFGDVDLLNASEKQMRTIRGNRISMILQDPKFSLNPLMRIGDQITEAYRLHSKASKSEAKARALAMLESVHIRDVEKVYRLYPHEISGGMGQRVMIAMMLIPEPDLIIADEPTSALDVTVRQQVLGILDELLARRNTGLLFITHDLNLVSRFCDRVLVMYAGRIVEEIAANRLHEAQHPYTRALLASQPRLHHPIDTLSVPTRDPAWLHGPAYRNGVAL; encoded by the coding sequence ATGACTGATACTCTGCTGCAGGTTAAAAACCTGAACATTATTTTCACCGGCGCGCATGAAGATCATCATGCGGTACGCGATGTGTCCTTCAGCGTTGGGCGCGAGAAGTTAGCGATCGTCGGCGAATCAGGCTCCGGCAAATCACAAACCTGCCGCGCATTGCTCAAGCTGACCCCAAAAATCGGCCGTATTAGTGCAGACGAGATGCGCTTTGGCGATGTGGATCTGCTGAATGCCAGTGAGAAGCAGATGCGCACGATCCGAGGTAACCGTATATCGATGATCCTGCAGGACCCGAAATTCTCCCTCAATCCGCTGATGCGTATCGGCGATCAGATTACCGAAGCCTATCGTCTGCACAGCAAAGCCTCTAAAAGTGAGGCGAAAGCCCGGGCGTTGGCAATGCTGGAGTCGGTGCATATTCGTGACGTGGAGAAAGTGTACCGGCTCTATCCACATGAAATCTCCGGCGGGATGGGCCAGCGCGTAATGATTGCGATGATGCTGATCCCGGAACCGGACCTGATTATTGCGGACGAACCGACCTCTGCGCTGGACGTCACCGTCCGTCAGCAGGTGCTGGGGATCCTCGACGAGCTGCTGGCCCGGCGTAATACCGGGCTACTGTTTATTACGCACGATCTCAATCTGGTCTCGCGCTTTTGCGATCGCGTGCTGGTGATGTACGCCGGACGAATCGTCGAGGAGATCGCCGCGAATCGTTTGCATGAGGCGCAGCATCCTTACACCCGGGCACTGCTGGCCAGTCAACCGCGTTTACACCATCCCATCGACACGCTTAGCGTTCCTACGCGTGATCCCGCCTGGCTGCATGGCCCGGCGTACCGAAATGGAGTTGCGCTATGA
- the acnB gene encoding bifunctional aconitate hydratase 2/2-methylisocitrate dehydratase, with protein sequence MLEEYRKHVAERAAEGIVPKPIDASQMAALVELLKNPPAGEEEFLSDLLINRVPPGVDEAAYVKAGFLAAVAAGEATSPLVTPEKAVELLGTMQGGYNIHPLIDALDNETLAPIAAKALSHTLLMFDSFYDVEEKAKAGNPHAQKILKSWADAEWYLSRPELAEKLTVTVFKVTGETNTDDLSPAPDAWSRPDIPLHALAMLKNAREGIEPDDAGNVGPIKQIEALQAKGFPLAYVGDVVGTGSSRKSATNSVLWFMGDDLPFVPNKKGGGVVLGSNIAPIFFNTMEDAGALPIEVDVANLNMGDVIDIYPYKGEVKNHETGEVLATFSLKTEVLLDEVRAGGRIPLIIGRGLTTKARESLGLPHSEVFRLAKDVAVSTRGYSLAQKMVGRACGTDGVRPGAYCEPKMTSVGSQDTTGPMTRDELKDLACLGFSADLVMQSFCHTAAYPKPVDVSTHHTLPDFIMNRGGVSLRPGDGIIHSWLNRMLLPDTVGTGGDSHTRFPIGISFPAGSGLVAFAAATGVMPLDMPESVLVRFKGKMEPGITLRDLVHAIPLYAIKQGLLTVEKKGKKNIFSGRILEIEGLPELKVEQAFELSDASAERSAAGCTIKLGQAPIIEYLNSNIVLLKWMISEGYGDRRTLERRIQGMEKWLSEPNLLEADADAEYAAVIEIDLAEIKEPILCAPNDPDDARLLSDVQGEKIDEVFIGSCMTNIGHFRAAGKLLDSHKGQLPTRLWVAPPTKMDAAQLTEEGYYSVFGKSGARIEIPGCSLCMGNQARVADGATVVSTSTRNFPNRLGTGANVYLASAELAAVASLLGKLPTPDEYQQFMLQVDKTAVDTYRYLNFDKLSQYTDKADGVIFQTAV encoded by the coding sequence GTGCTAGAAGAATACCGTAAGCACGTTGCCGAGCGTGCTGCCGAAGGGATCGTTCCAAAACCAATTGATGCTTCCCAAATGGCCGCGCTGGTTGAACTGCTGAAAAACCCGCCTGCGGGCGAAGAAGAATTCCTGTCTGATCTGTTAATCAATCGAGTTCCACCAGGCGTGGACGAAGCGGCTTACGTGAAAGCTGGCTTCCTGGCTGCTGTCGCCGCAGGCGAAGCGACCTCTCCTCTGGTTACCCCTGAAAAAGCTGTAGAACTGCTGGGCACCATGCAGGGCGGCTACAACATTCACCCGCTGATCGATGCGCTCGACAATGAGACGCTGGCCCCGATCGCGGCGAAAGCCCTTTCCCATACTTTGCTGATGTTTGACAGCTTCTACGATGTGGAAGAGAAAGCCAAAGCGGGTAACCCACACGCGCAGAAGATCCTGAAGTCCTGGGCTGATGCTGAGTGGTATCTGTCACGTCCCGAGCTGGCAGAAAAACTCACCGTTACCGTCTTCAAAGTCACCGGCGAAACCAACACCGATGACCTGTCTCCGGCCCCGGATGCCTGGTCCCGTCCTGATATCCCACTGCACGCGTTGGCGATGCTGAAAAATGCCCGTGAAGGCATTGAGCCAGACGACGCCGGCAATGTTGGCCCAATCAAGCAGATTGAAGCGCTGCAGGCGAAAGGTTTCCCTCTTGCTTACGTGGGTGACGTTGTCGGCACCGGTTCATCGCGTAAATCCGCCACCAACTCGGTGCTGTGGTTTATGGGTGATGACCTGCCGTTTGTGCCGAACAAGAAAGGCGGCGGCGTGGTACTGGGCAGCAACATTGCCCCGATCTTCTTCAACACCATGGAAGATGCGGGCGCATTGCCAATCGAAGTGGATGTGGCGAACCTGAATATGGGCGATGTGATTGACATCTACCCGTACAAAGGCGAAGTGAAGAACCACGAAACCGGCGAAGTGCTGGCGACCTTCTCACTGAAAACCGAAGTGCTGCTGGACGAAGTTCGCGCCGGTGGCCGTATCCCGCTGATCATCGGCCGTGGCCTGACCACCAAAGCCCGTGAATCTCTGGGCCTGCCGCACAGCGAGGTGTTCCGCCTGGCGAAAGACGTGGCGGTCAGCACCCGTGGTTATTCACTGGCGCAGAAAATGGTTGGCCGTGCCTGTGGCACAGACGGCGTGCGTCCTGGCGCCTACTGCGAACCAAAAATGACCTCTGTCGGTTCTCAGGACACCACCGGTCCAATGACCCGTGATGAACTGAAAGACCTGGCCTGTCTGGGCTTCTCTGCGGATCTGGTGATGCAGTCCTTCTGCCACACCGCAGCCTATCCTAAGCCGGTTGACGTCTCTACTCACCACACGCTGCCAGACTTCATCATGAACCGGGGTGGCGTCTCACTGCGTCCGGGTGACGGTATTATCCACAGCTGGCTGAACCGTATGCTGCTGCCGGATACCGTGGGTACCGGCGGTGACTCGCATACGCGTTTCCCAATCGGGATCTCCTTCCCGGCAGGTTCAGGTCTGGTGGCGTTTGCTGCGGCGACCGGCGTGATGCCGCTGGATATGCCTGAGTCGGTACTGGTGCGTTTCAAAGGGAAAATGGAGCCAGGCATCACCCTGCGCGACCTGGTTCACGCCATCCCGCTGTACGCCATCAAGCAGGGCCTGCTGACCGTTGAGAAGAAAGGGAAGAAAAACATCTTCTCAGGTCGCATCCTGGAAATCGAAGGTCTGCCAGAGCTGAAAGTTGAGCAGGCGTTTGAACTTTCTGATGCCTCAGCCGAGCGTTCTGCTGCCGGTTGTACCATCAAGCTGGGCCAGGCACCGATTATCGAGTACCTGAACTCCAACATCGTGCTGTTGAAGTGGATGATCTCTGAAGGTTACGGCGATCGTCGTACCCTTGAGCGTCGTATTCAGGGCATGGAAAAATGGCTGTCTGAACCGAATCTGCTGGAAGCCGATGCGGATGCAGAGTACGCGGCAGTGATCGAAATCGATCTGGCGGAGATCAAGGAGCCGATCCTGTGTGCGCCAAACGATCCGGACGATGCCCGTCTGCTGTCTGATGTTCAGGGCGAGAAAATCGATGAAGTGTTTATCGGCTCTTGCATGACCAACATCGGTCACTTCCGTGCGGCCGGTAAGCTGCTGGATAGCCACAAAGGCCAGCTGCCGACCCGTCTGTGGGTGGCACCGCCAACCAAGATGGACGCCGCGCAGCTGACGGAAGAGGGCTATTACAGCGTCTTCGGTAAGAGCGGTGCGCGTATCGAGATCCCGGGCTGTTCACTGTGCATGGGTAACCAGGCGCGTGTGGCAGATGGCGCGACGGTGGTCTCCACCTCAACCCGTAACTTCCCGAACCGTCTGGGTACCGGTGCTAACGTCTACCTGGCATCAGCCGAACTGGCTGCGGTCGCGTCGCTGTTAGGCAAACTGCCTACGCCAGACGAATACCAGCAGTTTATGTTGCAGGTCGATAAGACCGCGGTAGACACCTACCGTTATCTGAACTTCGACAAGCTGTCCCAGTACACGGACAAAGCTGACGGTGTGATCTTCCAGACCGCCGTATAA
- a CDS encoding MmgE/PrpD family protein, whose product MTVIENMAEWCAREPRFSATAHRLAKEAISDTLGCLYAGREDYSTLAVRQAWSGYQTPPAAIVALINATSAHAIDYDDNFGPGMSHASAVLVPALLAVALQEEANGEALVNAYLIGLQAQAFVGDMVSSSHYTAGWHGTSTIGCIGTAAGVAWLKGLDQAGIGRALSIAVSLASGVKGQFGTPLKPFHAGMAARNAVDAAELAATGMSGRLDILEGQMGFYELFAGAGFSTEKLARWAEEPRHIIETIGVMPKKYPCCGSTHRVLDAIADLQASSAFRAEDIEAVSCKVGISNLRNLAYTDPHDEMQARFSMNYCVARMLEAGSLSVTDFTPARVAVQRTHPLMTCISMESWQPEEEALADNLPHLVTLTLRDGRILHHQRPGARGSLAEPFSEDDRRQKFTDCCRGLVDSDEIYQRIGAIEQEESLTFLRALLV is encoded by the coding sequence ATAACTGTGATTGAAAACATGGCTGAATGGTGTGCCCGTGAACCGCGATTCAGCGCTACCGCCCATCGTCTGGCGAAGGAAGCCATCAGCGATACGCTGGGTTGCCTTTACGCCGGACGGGAGGATTATTCCACCCTGGCCGTCAGGCAGGCCTGGTCTGGCTATCAAACGCCGCCTGCGGCAATTGTGGCGCTGATCAACGCCACATCAGCCCACGCCATTGACTACGATGATAATTTTGGCCCCGGCATGAGCCATGCCTCGGCGGTTTTGGTGCCCGCGCTGTTGGCTGTCGCCCTGCAAGAGGAGGCCAATGGTGAGGCGCTGGTTAACGCTTACCTGATTGGCCTTCAGGCGCAGGCTTTTGTTGGTGATATGGTCAGTTCCTCGCACTACACTGCCGGCTGGCACGGCACATCAACCATTGGGTGCATCGGCACGGCCGCCGGTGTTGCCTGGCTGAAAGGCCTGGATCAGGCCGGTATTGGCCGCGCATTGAGCATCGCCGTCAGCCTTGCCAGTGGAGTCAAAGGTCAGTTTGGCACGCCTTTAAAGCCTTTCCATGCCGGTATGGCTGCCCGTAATGCGGTGGATGCAGCTGAGTTGGCCGCCACCGGTATGAGTGGCAGGCTGGATATCCTTGAAGGTCAAATGGGCTTTTATGAACTGTTTGCCGGAGCCGGATTTTCGACGGAGAAGCTGGCGCGTTGGGCTGAAGAGCCACGGCATATTATCGAAACCATCGGGGTGATGCCCAAGAAGTATCCCTGCTGCGGCTCCACCCATAGGGTGTTGGATGCGATTGCCGATTTGCAGGCCAGTTCGGCTTTTCGGGCTGAGGATATTGAAGCCGTCAGCTGCAAAGTGGGGATATCCAACCTGCGTAACCTCGCCTATACCGATCCCCACGATGAGATGCAGGCCCGGTTTTCGATGAACTACTGCGTGGCGCGAATGCTTGAGGCCGGTTCGCTCAGCGTGACAGATTTCACGCCCGCGCGTGTTGCCGTGCAGCGAACGCATCCACTGATGACCTGCATCAGCATGGAAAGCTGGCAGCCAGAAGAAGAGGCGCTAGCTGATAACCTGCCACATCTGGTCACGCTGACGCTACGTGATGGCCGCATCTTGCACCATCAGCGGCCAGGCGCCAGGGGATCGCTGGCGGAGCCCTTCAGCGAAGATGATCGGCGTCAAAAGTTTACCGACTGTTGCCGCGGGCTGGTGGATTCAGATGAAATCTATCAACGGATTGGAGCGATTGAGCAAGAGGAAAGTTTGACGTTCCTGCGCGCCCTGCTGGTGTAA